The following are encoded together in the Triticum dicoccoides isolate Atlit2015 ecotype Zavitan chromosome 6B, WEW_v2.0, whole genome shotgun sequence genome:
- the LOC119325033 gene encoding disease resistance protein RGA5-like, giving the protein MAMEAALVSVATGVLKPVIRKLIVLLGNEYKRFKTIRKEIKSLTNELAAMEAFLLKTSEDEDPDVQDKVWMNEVRELSYDLEDAIDDFMQSIGDKDEKPDGFIGKVKNSLGKLGKMKARRRIGKEIQDLKKQIIEVGDRNARYRTGVAISNNKNATVDPRALAIFEHASKLVGIDEPKAELIKLLTEDDGFVSTQQQPKIVSIVGSGGMGKTTLANQVYQEIKGHFECWAFFSVSRTANMMSIMRTILSEVSGQDYSNTEAGSLQTLISKINDFLVDKRYFVVVDDIWDVDTWDIIKCAFPATSSTSRIITTTRLNNVAHSCCSSFIGCIYNIRALDMVHSRHLFHGRLFKSDEDCPSYLQEISEQILEKCLGLPLAIIAISGLLANREKTEDLWNQVKDSIGRALERNPNVEGMRKILSLSYFDLPLHLKTCLLYLSVYLEDSTIKKKGLIRRWIAEGFIHSERRYTTYELGEKFFNELLNRGLIQPRKTNEYGIVKSYRVHDTILDFIISKSIEENFVTLLGVPILTIGKQMKVVRRLCLQGVKEENSIVVTTGLVLSHVRSLIVGRGLLEIPSLEEFRHLRVLDLSYQPLEDHHLESIVRLFQLRYLNLKGTEISKFPEQIGRLGCLEILNLRRTYVLELPASIVNLRKLMHLHVNEFVKFPDGIAKMQALETLEDVRVSIQPFDFLCGLGQLKNLRNLRLIIDLKVDSDTEDTNMVGEEHNKAIVSSLCKLGTQNLRSLSWVIYFGTEGVHEESLCLSTLKDLTIYSWAFPQVPTWVSSLRNLQRLCHVVKGLKQGDLCTLGDLPSLLVLYLVEETESNGKLRISGEVGFRFLKIFIYRGCSKPVDMMIGTGSMPKLEKLELHEFRMVEDNSLGFGIENLPCLTSVKCIGVDGDDGIVEAVKTAMERAASAHPNHPSLCFRRDGQYFE; this is encoded by the exons ATGGCCATGGAGGCTGCACTCGTCAGCGTGGCCACGGGGGTCCTCAAACCAGTCATACGGAAGCTGATCGTTCTGCTCGGCAACGAGTACAAGCGTTTCAAGACAATTCGCAAGGAGATCAAGTCTCTCACTAATGAGCTTGCCGCCATGGAGGCTTTTCTCCTCAAGACGTCTGAGGATGAGGATCCTGATGTGCAGGATAAAGTTTGGATGAATGAGGTGCGAGAGTTGTCCTATGACCTGGAGGATGCCATCGATGACTTCATGCAAAGCATCGGTGACAAAGATGAAAAGCCAGATGGCTTCATCGGGAAGGTCAAGAACTCCCTAGGGAAGCTAGGGAAGATGAAGGCTCGTCGTCGGATAGGTAAAGAGATTCAGGATCTGAAGAAACAGATCATTGAGGTGGGTGATAGGAATGCAAGATACAGGACTGGTGTAGCTATCTCCAACAATAAGAATGCAACCGTTGACCCAAGAGCTCTTGCTATATTTGAGCATGCATCGAAGCTTGTTGGAATCGATGAACCCAAGGCTGAGCTGATCAAATTGTTGACCGAAGATGATGGGTTTGTGTCAACACAACAACAACCAAAGATAGTCTCCATCGTTGGATCCGGAGGAATGGGCAAAACAACTCTTGCAAACCAAGTGTATCAAGAGATCAAAGGGCACTTCGAGTGCTGGGCCTTCTTTTCTGTGTCGCGGACCGCAAACATGATGAGTATCATGAGGACTATTCTTAGTGAAGTTAGCGGTCAGGATTATTCTAACACGGAAGCAGGGAGTCTACAAACACTCATTAGCAAGATCAATGACTTCCTAGTAGATAAAAG GTactttgttgttgttgatgatatATGGGACGTGGATACCTGGGATATTATTAAGTGTGCATTCCCTGCTACAAGTTCTACCAGTAGAATAATCACGACTACTCGTTTAAACAATGTCGCTCATTCATGTTGTTCATCATTCATTGGTTGTATTTACAATATAAGGGCTCTTGATATGGTCCACTCGAGACATTTATTTCATGGAAGGTTATTCAAGTCTGATGAAGATTGCCCTTCATACCTTCAAGAAATTTCTGAGCAGATACTGGAAAAATGCCTTGGGTTACCTTTGGCAATCATTGCTATATCTGGTTTGTTGGCTAACAGAGAAAAAACAGAAGATCTATGGAATCAAGTTAAAGATTCAATTGGTCGTGCACTTGAAAGAAATCCTAATGTCGAAGGAATGAGGAAGATATTGTCACTTAGTTACTTTGATCTGCCTCTTCATCTAAAAACATGTCTCTTATATCTCAGCGTATATCTAgaagattctactattaagaagaaGGGCCTGATAAGAAGATGGATTGCTGAAGGATTCATTCATAGCGAGCGTAGATACACGACATATGAGTTAGGAGAAAAGTTTTTTAACGAACTACTCAATAGGGGTTTGATCCAACCTAGAAAGACAAATGAATATGGCATAGTGAAGAGTTATCGAGTTCATGACACAATTCTTGATTTCATCATATCTAAGTCTATAGAAGAGAACTTTGTTACTTTACTTGGTGTTCCCATTTTGACAATTGGGAAACAAATGAAAGTTGTTCGTCGACTCTGTCTACAAGGTGTAAAGGAAGAAAATTCAATAGTAGTAACAACAGGTCTCGTGTTGTCCCATGTCCGATCACTTATTGTGGGTAGAGGTCTGTTGGAAATCCCTTCTTTGGAAGAGTTCAGACATCTGCGTGTTCTCGACTTGAGCTACCAACCTTTGGAAGATCATCATCTTGAAAGTATAGTGAGGTTGTTCCAGCTGAGGTATCTGAATCTCAAAGGTACAGAAATAAGCAAGTTCCCAGAACAAATCGGGCGTTTAGGGTGCTTGGAGATTCTGAACCTAAGACGTACTTATGTATTGGAATTACCTGCATCTATTGTTAATCTCAGAAAATTGATGCATCTACATGTTAATGAATTTGTTAAATTTCCTGATGGGATTGCAAAGATGCAAGCACTAGAGACCTTAGAAGATGTGAGGGTCTCCATTCAGCCATTTGACTTCCTGTGTGGCCTTGGCCAACTAAAGAATTTGAGGAATCTGCGGCTTATCATTGATTTGAAAGTTGATTCTGACACTGAGGATACAAATATGGTTGGGGAGGAGCACAACAAAGCTATTGTCTCCTCCCTGTGTAAGCTAGGCACCCAGAATCTCCGCTCCCT aagttgggtcatctattttggaacggagggagtacatgaggaaTCTTTGTGCCTGTCTACCCTCAAGGACCTTACTATCTATTCTTGGGCCTTCCCACAGGTGCCGACATGGGTGAGCTCCCTCAGAAACCTCCAACGGCTATGCCATGTTGTGAAGGGGCTCAAGCAGGGCGACCTCTGCACCCTTGGGGATTTACCCAGTCTGCTCGTTCTGTATCTAGTGGAAGAAACAGAGTCAAATGGAAAGCTCAGAATCAGTGGTGAAGTTGGGTTCCGATTCTTGAAGATTTTTATTTATCGTGGATGTTCTAAACCAGTAGATATGATGATTGGGACAGGGTCCATGCCAAAGCTTGAAAAACTAGAGCTTCATGAGTTTCGCATGGTTGAAGATAACTCTTTGGGCTTTGGAATTGAGAACCTCCCTTGCCTCACTAGTGTCAAATGCATTGGTGTTGATGGTGACGATGGCATTGTTGAAGCCGTGAAAACTGCCATGGAGAGGGCAGCCAGCGCACATCCCAACCACCCTAGTCTATGCTTTCGGAGAGATGGGCAATACTTTGAATGA